The Atlantibacter hermannii genomic interval AATTATATAGCGATGAGGGGTGGCGATGAATCATTTTGGAAAAGGATTAATGGCCGGTCTTTCCGCCAGCCAGGCAGCCAGCGCGCAGCATGCTGCGCGTTTTTGTCATGACTATAAACGTGGATTTGTATTGGGTTACACGTATCGTCTTTACGAAAATACCGGTGACAGGCTACTCAGCGCCTGGGAGGCAGGTTTGCTCACCCGCCGCTATGCGCTGGATAAAGACGCGGTGATCGATTTCTTTACGGAAACCCAGACGAGTTCATCACGACGCTTTTTCATGGCGGGCTATCGTCTGGGAGGGCAGACGGTTAGCGTGACGGACGCAGGCGAGCCATAAAATACGCGTCGATGTAGTCGCCATCGCGCAGACCGTACCGTTTTCCGGTGCCTTCAATGTCGAATCCCAGTTTCTGGTAGAGCGCGATTGCCGGCGCATTATCAACAAACACCGTCAGTTCGATGCGCTCGATACGCAGCCAG includes:
- the yghW gene encoding protein, whose protein sequence is MNHFGKGLMAGLSASQAASAQHAARFCHDYKRGFVLGYTYRLYENTGDRLLSAWEAGLLTRRYALDKDAVIDFFTETQTSSSRRFFMAGYRLGGQTVSVTDAGEP